The following coding sequences are from one Megamonas funiformis window:
- a CDS encoding FeoA family protein, translating into MTLKEAKPGMVVKVESIEASELKERLMSMGMVKGTKVKVLRSAPLGDPIAISIRSFNMSIRLSDAAKIAVTQIA; encoded by the coding sequence ATGACTTTAAAGGAAGCAAAGCCAGGAATGGTAGTAAAAGTTGAGTCTATAGAGGCTTCAGAATTGAAAGAGCGTCTTATGAGTATGGGAATGGTAAAAGGTACAAAAGTAAAGGTATTGCGTTCAGCGCCACTTGGAGACCCGATTGCGATATCTATTCGTTCTTTTAATATGTCTATTCGTTTATCTGATGCGGCAAAAATTGCAGTTACTCAAATTGCTTAA
- the mnmA gene encoding tRNA 2-thiouridine(34) synthase MnmA — protein sequence MKKKVAVAMSGGVDSSLTAALLIEQGYDVIGVTMTLSDESREAGGSTAVSDAKKVADELNIPHYVVNYHKKFKDDVIKYFISEYAKGRTPNPCVRCNNTVKFGSLLKDCLELGADCVATGHYARIEQDEKTGRYLLKKGLDVRKDQSYVLYTLTQDVLKHFMLPLGNYSKEKTRELAGKMNLPVANKPESQEICFIPNDDYKAYLKAKAPHILKPGDIVDVNGNKLGRHEGVPLYTVGQRKGLGIAAAHPLYVVGLDVKRNHVIVGENKDVFAKGLVAKDLNFITRDDFTEKFVTTAKIRYGAKECECTVEPLDNGNLAKILFSEPQRAITPGQSVVFYEDEIVGGGGVIKNIIR from the coding sequence ATGAAAAAAAAGGTAGCAGTAGCTATGAGTGGTGGCGTAGATAGTTCGCTTACAGCTGCTTTATTGATAGAACAAGGTTATGATGTTATTGGCGTAACAATGACTTTAAGTGATGAAAGTAGAGAAGCAGGCGGTTCAACTGCTGTCAGTGATGCTAAAAAAGTAGCAGATGAGTTGAATATTCCACATTATGTAGTTAATTATCATAAGAAATTTAAAGATGATGTAATAAAATATTTTATCAGTGAATATGCAAAAGGTAGAACACCTAATCCTTGTGTGAGATGTAATAATACTGTAAAATTTGGTAGTTTATTGAAAGATTGCTTAGAATTAGGTGCAGATTGTGTAGCTACTGGTCATTATGCACGCATTGAACAAGATGAAAAAACAGGCAGATATTTATTAAAAAAAGGTTTAGATGTAAGAAAAGACCAATCATATGTTTTATATACTTTGACCCAAGATGTATTAAAGCATTTTATGTTGCCACTTGGAAATTATAGCAAGGAAAAAACTCGCGAATTAGCTGGAAAAATGAATTTACCAGTAGCTAATAAGCCTGAAAGTCAGGAGATTTGTTTTATTCCAAATGATGACTATAAAGCTTATTTAAAAGCAAAAGCACCACATATTTTAAAACCTGGTGATATTGTTGATGTCAATGGTAATAAATTGGGTCGACATGAAGGTGTACCATTATATACTGTGGGGCAAAGAAAAGGATTAGGTATAGCTGCTGCTCATCCATTATATGTAGTCGGTTTAGATGTGAAACGTAATCATGTAATTGTTGGTGAAAATAAAGATGTTTTTGCTAAAGGATTAGTAGCTAAAGATTTAAACTTTATCACGAGAGATGATTTCACTGAAAAATTCGTTACTACTGCTAAAATTCGTTATGGTGCTAAAGAATGTGAATGTACTGTGGAACCATTAGACAATGGCAATTTGGCTAAGATTTTATTTAGTGAACCACAAAGAGCGATTACACCAGGGCAATCTGTAGTATTTTACGAAGATGAAATCGTTGGCGGTGGCGGTGTAATTAAAAATATAATAAGATAA
- a CDS encoding replication-associated recombination protein A, producing the protein MQDLDLFSAMASENNKNISENTIEMDEDYRPLAERMRPRNFDEYIGQEKILGKKSFLRRMVQEDKIPSMILYGPPGTGKTTLAKMIAGMTKSEFSRLNAVSAGISDVRKIIEKADENRRYYRKRTIIFLDEIHRFNKAQQDVLLPYVEDGRIILIGATTENPYFEVNHALLSRVRVVKLELLDEQNLIDILKIALEDKVRGLGKYKFKYDDEILSIIAQYAGGDARVALNILEQAGDVALEQNHNINKEIIESIISEKIQTYDKNGDNHYDIVSAFIKSMRGSDPDAALHYLARMLVAGEDINFIARRIAICASEDVGNADPQALVLAMATVQAVQFLGMPEARIPLAQAVTYIASAPKSNASYLAIDKAIEQVKSQDCGQVPIHLRDCHYKGAKKLGHGVDYKYAHDYPYHIVKQQYLPDKIKNAKYYMPTSNGYEEKIGRYMQFCEKIKA; encoded by the coding sequence ATGCAAGATTTAGACTTATTTTCAGCAATGGCTAGTGAAAATAATAAAAATATAAGCGAAAATACCATAGAAATGGATGAAGATTATCGTCCGTTAGCTGAAAGAATGAGACCGCGTAATTTTGATGAATATATAGGACAGGAAAAAATACTGGGTAAAAAATCATTTTTGCGTAGAATGGTACAAGAAGATAAAATACCTTCGATGATTTTATATGGGCCTCCAGGTACAGGAAAGACAACGCTTGCGAAAATGATTGCAGGTATGACAAAAAGTGAATTTTCTCGATTAAACGCGGTGTCTGCTGGTATCTCTGATGTGCGTAAAATCATTGAAAAAGCTGATGAAAATAGAAGATATTATCGTAAACGTACAATTATATTTTTAGATGAAATACATCGTTTTAATAAGGCTCAACAAGATGTATTATTGCCTTATGTTGAAGATGGTAGAATTATCTTGATTGGTGCTACTACAGAAAATCCGTATTTTGAAGTAAATCATGCGTTATTATCTAGAGTTCGTGTAGTAAAATTAGAATTATTAGATGAACAAAATTTAATTGATATCTTAAAAATAGCTTTAGAAGATAAAGTTCGCGGTTTGGGTAAATATAAATTTAAGTATGATGATGAAATATTATCGATAATAGCTCAATATGCTGGTGGCGATGCTAGAGTGGCTTTGAATATATTAGAGCAAGCTGGCGATGTGGCGTTAGAGCAAAATCATAATATCAATAAAGAAATTATTGAAAGTATTATCAGTGAAAAAATTCAAACATATGATAAAAATGGTGATAATCACTATGATATAGTATCGGCATTTATCAAGAGTATGAGGGGAAGCGACCCTGATGCGGCGTTGCACTATTTAGCAAGAATGTTGGTAGCAGGTGAAGATATTAATTTTATTGCTCGAAGAATTGCTATCTGTGCTTCTGAAGATGTGGGAAATGCAGATCCACAAGCTTTAGTTTTGGCTATGGCTACAGTGCAAGCTGTTCAATTTTTGGGTATGCCTGAAGCTCGTATACCACTTGCACAAGCAGTAACATATATAGCATCTGCGCCTAAAAGTAATGCCAGTTATTTGGCGATTGATAAAGCTATAGAACAAGTAAAAAGTCAAGATTGTGGGCAAGTACCAATACACTTAAGAGATTGTCATTATAAAGGTGCTAAAAAACTCGGTCATGGTGTAGATTATAAATATGCTCATGATTATCCATATCATATAGTGAAACAACAGTATTTGCCTGACAAAATAAAAAATGCTAAATATTATATGCCAACATCAAATGGATATGAAGAAAAAATTGGTAGATATATGCAGTTTTGTGAAAAAATAAAAGCTTAA
- the dut gene encoding dUTP diphosphatase — MRNRGFEIVSDFKDKYINLPTRKTSKSAGYDIEAAEDKIIKAGQMAVIATGLKAYMQDDEYLGIHIRSSLAFKKNLNLVNSQGVIDADYYNNEDNEGHIMIGLINFGDEDVEITKGMRIAQAIFYKFLTIDDEKNVDTIRSGGFGSTGE; from the coding sequence TTGCGTAATCGTGGTTTTGAAATAGTGAGTGATTTTAAAGATAAATATATAAATTTACCAACTCGAAAAACAAGTAAATCAGCAGGTTATGATATCGAAGCTGCTGAAGATAAAATCATAAAAGCTGGGCAGATGGCAGTAATTGCAACAGGATTAAAAGCTTATATGCAAGATGATGAATATTTAGGTATACATATTCGTTCTAGTTTAGCTTTTAAAAAGAATTTGAATTTAGTAAATTCTCAAGGTGTTATTGATGCAGATTATTATAACAATGAAGATAATGAAGGTCATATAATGATTGGTCTGATAAACTTTGGTGATGAAGATGTAGAAATTACTAAAGGTATGAGAATAGCTCAAGCCATTTTTTATAAATTTTTAACTATAGATGATGAAAAAAATGTTGATACTATAAGAAGTGGCGGTTTTGGTTCAACAGGAGAATAA
- a CDS encoding ASCH domain-containing protein, with the protein MMALNFQAKKHEELIMSRKKNCTVRLGDVRSQYPESSIVWITTGKKYEVKKRLYTAIIDKVRVKKFAELTSKDLGHQNPEIDSLEELRLDFENIYQRRITLDDTVTVIYFSEVL; encoded by the coding sequence ATGATGGCATTAAACTTTCAGGCAAAAAAACATGAAGAATTGATTATGTCACGCAAAAAAAATTGTACTGTTCGCTTAGGAGATGTTCGCAGTCAATATCCAGAAAGTTCTATAGTGTGGATTACTACTGGTAAAAAATATGAAGTGAAAAAAAGATTATATACAGCAATCATTGATAAAGTTCGCGTAAAAAAATTCGCTGAATTAACTTCAAAAGATTTAGGTCACCAAAATCCAGAAATTGATTCATTAGAAGAATTACGTTTAGATTTTGAAAATATTTATCAGCGTCGAATTACTTTAGATGATACTGTAACAGTGATATATTTTTCTGAAGTTCTTTAA
- a CDS encoding biotin--[acetyl-CoA-carboxylase] ligase: MRSQILNLLKQNGNKFLSGEYLADTLKVSRTAIWKHIKALRDNGYNIESVPRSGYRLIDSPDLLSSEEIKSSLTTKILGSEILYFETVDSTNTQAKKVALQGVKDGTIIISEEQGGGRGRLSRSFFSPKYKGIWFSVILKPKFLPQEAPKCTLMAATAITKAIEDVTGVKVGIKWPNDVLYEGKKLVGILTEMNAEMDCINYIIIGMGINVNIDKEEMPEEIQNIATSLSQITGKKISRLKLLNKILYYLEHLYIICQEEGFAPILDEWRKYSITLNQHIRVIGTNEVLEGIAVDIDDDGALLVNIDGQIKRVLAGDVSIRPVQNR, encoded by the coding sequence ATGCGTTCTCAAATCTTAAATTTATTAAAACAAAATGGCAACAAATTTTTATCTGGTGAATACTTAGCTGATACGCTAAAAGTATCTCGAACTGCTATCTGGAAACATATAAAAGCATTACGTGATAATGGCTATAATATTGAAAGTGTTCCTAGAAGTGGTTATCGTTTGATTGACTCTCCAGACTTATTATCAAGTGAAGAAATAAAATCTTCTCTCACTACTAAAATATTAGGTTCTGAAATTTTATATTTTGAAACTGTAGACTCCACAAATACTCAAGCTAAAAAAGTAGCACTTCAAGGTGTTAAAGATGGTACTATCATCATCAGTGAAGAACAAGGTGGTGGTAGAGGCAGATTATCTCGCTCTTTCTTTTCTCCTAAATATAAAGGGATTTGGTTTTCTGTCATTTTAAAACCAAAATTTTTACCTCAAGAAGCACCAAAATGTACATTGATGGCTGCTACTGCTATCACCAAAGCTATCGAAGATGTTACTGGTGTAAAAGTTGGTATTAAATGGCCTAATGATGTTTTATATGAAGGAAAAAAATTAGTAGGTATTTTGACAGAAATGAATGCTGAAATGGATTGCATAAATTACATCATTATTGGTATGGGAATTAATGTTAATATTGATAAAGAAGAAATGCCTGAAGAAATTCAAAATATCGCTACTTCTTTGAGTCAAATTACAGGTAAAAAAATTTCTCGTTTAAAACTTTTAAATAAAATCTTGTATTACTTAGAACATTTGTATATAATCTGTCAAGAGGAAGGTTTTGCACCTATTCTTGATGAATGGCGTAAATATTCCATTACTTTAAATCAACATATCCGTGTAATCGGCACAAATGAAGTCTTAGAAGGAATTGCCGTGGATATTGATGATGATGGTGCTCTTCTTGTAAATATTGATGGACAAATAAAACGTGTGTTAGCAGGCGATGTTTCTATTCGACCAGTACAAAACCGCTAA
- a CDS encoding type III pantothenate kinase encodes MLLVFDIGNSNIVMGAYDGKKLYRHWRISTDRQKTGDEYGMLINELFRFQGMDMNDIDDIIISSVVPPLVIPISKMCERYFKIKPLLVGPGIKTGIRLVYENPRLLGADRIVNVVGAFEQYGGPLIVIDIGTATTFDVVNDKGDFLGGVIAPGIGMSADALFQKAANLPRIELVTPKNVICHNTITNMQSGIIYGAVGQIDGIVNRIKKEYGKDMTVIATGGLARMIAEESSTIDKTDHFLTLTGLRVLYERNAASRKGYLERLKNKPSNNL; translated from the coding sequence ATGCTTTTAGTTTTTGACATTGGTAACAGTAATATCGTTATGGGTGCTTATGATGGTAAAAAACTTTATCGTCATTGGCGAATTTCCACCGACCGACAAAAAACTGGCGATGAGTATGGTATGCTCATAAACGAACTGTTCCGTTTCCAAGGTATGGATATGAACGATATTGATGATATTATTATCTCATCTGTTGTTCCACCTCTTGTTATTCCTATTAGTAAAATGTGTGAACGTTATTTTAAAATAAAACCATTACTTGTAGGTCCTGGTATAAAAACTGGCATTCGCTTAGTTTATGAAAATCCACGCCTTTTAGGTGCTGACCGTATTGTAAATGTTGTTGGTGCTTTTGAACAATATGGTGGTCCTTTGATTGTAATTGATATCGGTACTGCTACTACTTTTGATGTAGTAAATGATAAAGGTGATTTTTTAGGTGGTGTAATAGCTCCTGGTATCGGTATGTCAGCAGATGCTTTATTCCAAAAGGCTGCTAATTTGCCTCGTATAGAACTTGTTACTCCTAAAAATGTAATTTGCCATAATACTATTACAAATATGCAATCTGGTATTATCTATGGTGCTGTAGGGCAAATAGATGGTATTGTAAATCGTATAAAAAAAGAATATGGTAAAGATATGACTGTAATCGCAACTGGTGGACTTGCTCGCATGATTGCGGAAGAGTCTAGCACTATTGATAAAACAGATCATTTCTTAACTTTGACTGGTCTTCGCGTTCTCTATGAACGTAATGCTGCTTCAAGAAAGGGGTACTTAGAAAGGTTAAAAAATAAGCCTTCAAATAATTTATGA
- the dusB gene encoding tRNA dihydrouridine synthase DusB, with amino-acid sequence MKIGNLEITTPVFLAPMAGVTDTAYCILAQRMGCGLVYSEMVSDQGINFRNERTLEMLKTVPEQRPLAIQLFSGNPERMYKAASFVASLNCCDMIDINMGCPAPKIVRNSEGSALMKDPVLAYEIMCATREAVKDMPVTVKMRKGWDSEHCNVVEMAGLAQKAGLDAIAVHGRTREEFYRGHADWDIIREVKQAVDIPVIGNGDVRTCQDLKNIFEHTGCDAVMIGRGAQGNPWIFRRFKEFLFTGVDPGEPSIDERKQVILEHLDMLLKWKGDYIGPREMRKHATWYTHGLYGSASLRQKFNSAVCREDFVKILNDM; translated from the coding sequence ATGAAAATAGGAAACTTAGAAATAACTACTCCCGTATTTTTAGCACCTATGGCTGGTGTAACTGATACTGCTTATTGTATTTTAGCTCAACGTATGGGCTGTGGTCTCGTTTATTCTGAAATGGTCAGCGACCAGGGTATTAATTTTCGCAATGAACGAACTTTAGAAATGTTAAAGACTGTTCCTGAACAAAGACCTTTAGCTATTCAATTATTCAGTGGTAATCCTGAACGTATGTATAAAGCAGCTAGTTTTGTGGCTTCTTTGAATTGTTGTGATATGATTGACATAAATATGGGGTGCCCTGCACCGAAGATTGTACGCAATAGCGAGGGTTCAGCTTTGATGAAAGATCCTGTTTTAGCATATGAAATAATGTGTGCTACTCGTGAAGCTGTAAAAGATATGCCTGTTACTGTGAAAATGCGTAAGGGCTGGGATAGTGAACACTGTAATGTCGTTGAAATGGCTGGGCTTGCTCAAAAGGCTGGGCTTGATGCTATTGCTGTTCATGGCAGAACTAGAGAAGAATTTTATCGTGGTCATGCTGATTGGGATATTATTCGCGAAGTTAAACAGGCTGTTGATATTCCTGTCATCGGTAATGGCGATGTTAGAACTTGCCAGGATTTAAAAAATATTTTTGAACATACTGGTTGTGATGCTGTCATGATTGGTCGTGGGGCTCAGGGTAATCCTTGGATTTTCCGCCGTTTTAAAGAATTTTTATTTACTGGTGTCGATCCTGGTGAACCTAGCATTGATGAAAGAAAACAGGTTATTTTAGAACATTTGGATATGCTTTTGAAATGGAAGGGCGATTATATTGGTCCTCGTGAAATGAGAAAGCATGCTACGTGGTATACTCATGGCTTGTATGGCAGTGCTAGTTTGAGACAAAAGTTTAATTCGGCTGTTTGTAGGGAAGATTTCGTTAAAATTTTAAATGATATGTGA
- a CDS encoding DUF368 domain-containing protein, whose product MRNYVVTFAKSLVVGSTMLVPGVSGGSMAMILGIYTKLISSVSSFMKNKFRNSLFLTIFLAGSLIGIVSFSKPILHLIETYPMPMLYFFMGAVAGSVPLMFREAKLTKFSWTVPIYVAIGFLIVLFFEMSPISNVTTNDATNWYTYLLLVVAGFIAAIALVLPGISVSYMLLLMGLYDETMRAASEFYLPFLIPLGFGLVVGILLTTKLLENLMQNYPQPTFLIILGFILGSILELYPGIPQNEEIFICALTLILGFGIIKYISSKDV is encoded by the coding sequence ATGAGAAATTATGTTGTAACTTTTGCTAAGTCGTTAGTTGTTGGTTCTACCATGCTAGTTCCTGGTGTTAGTGGCGGTTCTATGGCTATGATACTTGGGATTTATACTAAATTAATTTCTTCTGTAAGTTCATTCATGAAAAATAAATTTAGAAATTCTCTTTTTTTAACTATATTTTTAGCAGGTTCTTTAATAGGTATTGTTTCTTTTTCTAAACCTATTTTGCATTTAATTGAAACTTATCCTATGCCTATGCTTTATTTCTTTATGGGTGCTGTAGCAGGCAGTGTGCCTTTGATGTTTCGCGAGGCTAAATTAACTAAATTTTCCTGGACAGTCCCTATATATGTCGCTATTGGCTTTTTAATTGTTCTCTTTTTTGAAATGTCTCCTATCAGTAATGTAACTACAAATGATGCTACTAATTGGTACACTTATTTATTATTAGTTGTCGCTGGTTTTATAGCTGCTATTGCACTTGTTTTACCAGGAATAAGCGTTTCTTATATGCTTTTATTGATGGGATTATATGATGAAACTATGCGTGCGGCTTCTGAATTTTATTTACCATTTTTAATTCCATTAGGATTTGGTCTAGTTGTGGGTATTTTACTAACTACTAAATTATTAGAAAATCTTATGCAAAACTATCCTCAACCTACTTTTTTAATTATCCTTGGATTCATTTTAGGTTCTATCTTGGAACTTTATCCAGGTATTCCGCAAAATGAAGAAATTTTTATCTGTGCTTTAACTTTGATTTTAGGATTTGGTATTATTAAATATATTTCTTCTAAAGATGTTTAA
- a CDS encoding O-acetylhomoserine aminocarboxypropyltransferase/cysteine synthase family protein, whose product MKDATKCLHSGYSPKNTEPRVMPIVQSTTYVYDSTDDVAAVFDEPTKSLIYSRFANPTVMAVENKIADLEGGVGAMCTTSGQAANLLAILNICNAGDSFISTTQIYGGTVNLFAFTLKKLGIECIFVGHDATDEEIHAAFKPNTKAVFGETLANPALTVFDIERYANIAHAHGVPLIVDNTFATPILCKPFEFGADIVTHSTSKYMDGHALQIGGVIVDSGNFNWDNGNFPELVEPDPSYHGLSYTKTYGKQAYILKARMQLMRDFGCYPAAHSAFLLNLGLETLPVRMKQYCENALTVAKYLESNDKVESVMYPALESNESYPLAKKYLKGCSGVITFVIKGGKENAVKFMDSLKLASNEVHVADIRTCVLHPASETHRQLTDEQLEAAGINSGMVRFSVGLEDINDILDDLKQAFANVK is encoded by the coding sequence ATGAAAGACGCTACTAAATGTTTACATTCTGGATACAGCCCTAAAAATACTGAACCTCGTGTCATGCCAATTGTGCAAAGCACTACATATGTTTATGACTCTACTGATGATGTTGCTGCTGTTTTTGATGAACCTACTAAATCTTTAATTTATTCTCGTTTTGCTAATCCTACAGTCATGGCTGTTGAAAATAAAATTGCTGACCTTGAAGGTGGCGTTGGTGCTATGTGTACTACTTCTGGTCAAGCTGCTAACTTACTTGCTATTTTAAATATCTGTAATGCTGGTGATAGCTTTATCTCCACTACTCAAATTTATGGTGGTACTGTAAATCTTTTCGCTTTCACTTTAAAAAAATTAGGTATTGAATGTATCTTTGTTGGTCATGATGCTACTGATGAAGAAATTCATGCTGCTTTTAAGCCTAATACTAAAGCTGTTTTTGGTGAAACTTTAGCTAATCCTGCATTAACTGTTTTTGATATCGAACGTTATGCAAATATCGCTCATGCTCATGGTGTTCCTTTGATTGTGGATAACACTTTTGCAACTCCTATCTTATGTAAACCATTTGAATTTGGTGCTGATATTGTTACTCATTCCACTAGTAAATATATGGACGGTCATGCACTTCAAATCGGTGGTGTAATCGTTGATAGCGGTAATTTCAATTGGGATAATGGTAATTTCCCTGAATTAGTAGAACCAGATCCATCTTATCACGGTCTTTCCTATACAAAAACTTATGGTAAACAAGCTTATATTTTAAAAGCTAGAATGCAGTTAATGCGTGATTTCGGTTGCTATCCAGCTGCACATTCTGCATTTTTATTAAACTTAGGTTTAGAAACTTTACCTGTACGTATGAAACAATACTGCGAAAATGCTCTTACTGTTGCTAAATATTTAGAAAGCAATGATAAAGTAGAAAGCGTTATGTACCCTGCTCTTGAAAGCAATGAATCTTATCCTCTTGCTAAAAAATATTTAAAAGGCTGCAGTGGTGTTATCACTTTTGTAATCAAAGGTGGCAAAGAAAACGCTGTTAAATTCATGGACTCCTTAAAATTAGCTTCTAATGAAGTTCATGTTGCCGATATTCGCACTTGTGTTCTTCACCCAGCAAGTGAAACACATCGTCAATTGACAGATGAACAACTCGAAGCAGCTGGTATTAATAGTGGTATGGTTCGTTTCTCTGTAGGTCTTGAAGATATCAATGATATTTTAGATGACTTAAAACAAGCTTTTGCTAATGTAAAATAA
- a CDS encoding lysine exporter LysO family protein, producing the protein MVYIALCALILGIIFGQFVLDSTWHDLCSELADYVLYLLMFSVGISVGMNESIIEKIKNYNLTILLIPIGVIIGSVFGGFICSYIFDMNLVYSLSIGASMGWYSLSGVMLESLANAQIGTIAFLSSLMREFIAFMMIPVLVKYLNTFAAIGAAGATSEDSTLPMLIKYSSEEFIIISVINGVLCSVAVPILINFFFSTL; encoded by the coding sequence ATGGTTTATATTGCATTATGTGCATTAATTTTAGGAATTATTTTTGGTCAATTTGTACTTGATAGTACGTGGCATGATTTATGTAGTGAATTAGCAGATTATGTCTTATATTTATTGATGTTTTCTGTGGGTATAAGCGTGGGCATGAATGAATCAATAATTGAGAAAATAAAAAATTATAATTTGACAATATTATTGATTCCTATAGGTGTAATTATTGGGTCTGTTTTTGGCGGATTTATTTGCAGTTATATTTTTGATATGAATTTGGTATATAGTTTATCTATTGGTGCATCTATGGGCTGGTATAGTTTATCAGGGGTAATGCTTGAATCACTAGCAAATGCACAGATAGGCACAATAGCCTTTTTGAGTAGCTTGATGAGAGAATTTATCGCTTTTATGATGATTCCAGTTTTAGTAAAATATTTAAATACATTTGCAGCTATAGGAGCAGCAGGTGCAACAAGCGAAGATTCCACTTTGCCTATGCTTATAAAATATAGTAGTGAAGAATTTATTATTATATCTGTAATTAATGGTGTATTATGTTCAGTAGCCGTACCAATTTTAATAAACTTTTTCTTTTCCACATTATAA